The genomic stretch CATACGAATGCCTGCAACCACTCCCAGCCCCCAACACACCAGCCATCCTCCCTGCCAGTCCACTAAGGGAGAGAACAGCTGCTGGGCGACTGGGCAAGCTTTGAGGCAGTCAAGGGGAGTGCTTCACTAATCCCCAAGGGGGGAGGGAGGGACTACAATGGGATACATGCCATTTCCATTCACCCCTTCTTCCCTATCTCTCCTGCGATGTTCGTAACGTCCTTGCGGACGAACATCTGGATTGTCCATAAATGCAGCCTGtagatgttattgttattgttgacaTGCCATGATGGTGATAACAGCGTCCTGCTGTCCTCTTACAGCTGATCAGTGTCTGATCAACTATTCTGACTGTCTAACACAGAAGACACGAAGAATCCGTTTGAAGCTCAAGGCCGTGTctggcaaaataaaaacacacaagagagagagagatggatgcaaatgttgacctcGTGTTCTTAGCAACAGGTAAATGGTTGTGAGCGCTGCAACCTTTTCTTTTGCATAAATCAAACAGAGTGCAAATACAGTCCAAGCGGAGCATTACCTGCCCTCGCATTCTTGTCAACATGCCCctatttctgtgtgtttttgtcatgttagcattttgtgtATCAGAGCTTGGTAGTTTTTCTTGGGAGCAACACAAACAATTGTTATGAGTGTCATCACTGATTTGCAGATAAACAAGGGGTGTCATAAATGGAGCCTGGGGACAAAATTCAACACGGCCCTCACTTAAACAATACACAGAAaaccaatccaatccaatccactttatttatatagcacattttataaacagagtttccaaagtgctgcacagacgagtaaaaataaaaagtaataatccaaaactaaaagagaatttaagaaataaaataataaaatagatattaaaatattaaaaacaagaaacaaagcaataaaagtataaaaaatagaaccaattacaataaaaacgaagaactaaaagacacaggaccatacgactcactctgagttaaaagccacagaataaaagtgggttttaagacgagacttaaagttttcaatattgggggcctttttttacttgggagggcagagagttccatagtttggggccgaccacagaaaaggctcggtcccccctggtcttaagtctcgtcttggaaAACCCTCCCaaaaataatactactaataacaaCTATAATTGTACACAACACAATAACGCACTAGCCactaggttccactgtatatgggCTTTGATGATTTTTTGCGTCCTTTCATGATGAACATTAGTTCAGCCTAACCGCCATTTCCGCTTGGACGCATTttactgcagcacacaactttccgtgggAGGAAAGGTTTTTGTGGAAGGGCTGTTAATAAAACCGAGTCTTGCATGGTCGCTACATTTTCGATAATTACATTGATCGGTTTCGGTCAAGTTTCGGTCAAGTGTCCCCTTTGACTTAAATTCTGAGGCGTGATACAGCACATAAATCTGTTAATATTGGAAGTGGACATGTAAACTAAGTCCAAGGAGTGCCATTCAGCATCCACTTCCGTGggggccgccatgatggtgagcagaatccagaaaaTATGCAATGAACGACACATAATAGCTGGTCCAAAAGACAGTGGCCACCCCTTGTCACTTTCCGGTAACCCCAATCGCCATGTAGACAATTTAGGTATCAACTTATTGCCACCCCTACctgagtaatggtctcaccttggccaccccagTTAAACATTTAGCATAAAGTGTCCTGTGAGTGCATATTGTTTGCATTCAGTACAACAGTTCATTGAATGTTAAAATCACTGAAATATGTACCCAAGCCCAAGGCGGTCATGCATCAACCATTGTCCCTTTTGCGGTCAGACTTTACTGTAGTACACTGCCCATTCTTTTTTCTCCACGTTATGGGTGTGGCCGTTTGCAAACCCATTTAATGCGCCATTGGCCTCCCCGTTCAATTTGCATTTGTTTTCGCTATTTATTTGCTCCTTTCTCAGTGCAAGAGCGGGCTTGCACGTGTGCCAGTTCCACAAAGCTTTATTCATGTCATCCTGGGCCCTTATACCCAGCAGTTTCTCTTCGTCGTCCCTCCTCTTGTCGTCCTCGTCATGGTCGCTGTCATATTTGCTGGAGCGATGGCGATGCAAGCTACGCATCTCTCCGCTGATGTTCTCAAAGTACTGATGAATGCAAACCTTGGCAAAGCTCTTGGCGTGCTCCTTACAAGTTTCATCAAACATCTTACGCTCAATATCGATGTAGTGAGACCAGTATTTGGTTTTGAGGAAAGCGGCCTGAGTGAAGCACGGCCGTACGGCACGGATCAGGAAGGCTGTGAAGGTTATCATGAGTAAAAATATCCAGCCGCAAGCCTGCGAACAAAGACAATATAGACACGTATTAACAGCAAGCTATCTATTTGATCTGGAGCATCTTGATTAGACATGACGGAAACAGACCCCCGACTGTTCATAGCGCTATAATAGAATCACTTAAAATGTGTTCACATCTATTAAACTGCCTTCATCTGATCAAAGAGCTAATAAGAGAGTGGGTGTTTTGGATAGATGAAAATAGTTCCATGAATAATACATTTGGAGGCTTATCGTTCTTATTAAGCCACTGAAAAGCCACAAGTGCGGTTGACTGCACATTATAGGACTAAAGTACAGCAATGAAGATGTGCTTTGTCATCATGTTTTGTtattaaattgtaaaattacaaccttTACTGAAGTTATGGAAGCGGAGTTTTGGATGTGTAACACGGAATTGTATAATATGACTAAtagtgtgttgtttttgtctgatgGCGTATGGCcgttatgcatttttttcattgtagttTCAGGTCAATATATGCAAGATGAGAACATTGGCAAGAAACATGAAGCACAAAAAGATCACGCCACCTGTGATATGCATTTGATGTACCGTGACGCCGCTGCTCTTATTTCGTGATGCTCAAACAAGTCTTTACATGGAATCTTCGCCAGTAGTTTTATCTTCTCTGTCTCGGGCATCTCCTTGATGAGACTGTAATTCCCAAACTTGTCAATATCCAAATTGATGCTGAAAGCACAGAGGAAGCTCTTCCCATCCATGAGAGTGACTGACACCCACACTGCAGGTGCAATCAAAGATCTCTGCGTGATGGAACAGAACATGTAGCGAAGGATGGAGGGATCCTTCCTCCGTTTTCCCGTCGGCCTTCTCCACTCCTCAGCCAGCACGGACACGTTATTGTTCAATACAAAACCTAATAGAAAGAACCATACAGGAGGGATGATGAGCAGCCCAATACCGTAGCTGTAGTTATACTCGGGAATACAAGGGCAGCTGAACTCAAACGCAGAATACATCTGAGCGCTAGCCAGAGCCATGATACCGCAGATCCCATTCATGAAGGATTCCTGGTTGGACTGAAGGAACTGGAACATCATACGGAATTTATCCATCTTTGCGCTCTTCTCTGGGTTTTAGCTCAAAAGTGATATCTGTAAAAAGAGGTACATCAGAATGTTAAAATGCAgcttttaaatcaggggtctcaaactcaatttacttgggggccactggagctagagtctgggcgagactgggtcgcctcaggttttccaaaaacaaaaaaatttttttttattaaaaacaaaaatgaataaactttgctttggttttgattttctacaataaaagctctgataaaacattccactgttctcaaatatcttactttttatttttctacacaaaatacgatgaaaaataaataaacaaatcaagaataaagaaaatcaatcaatcagtaataaataaataaatataataataaccataaaacggcaaataataagaaaccacatatagttggtgggtagacaaatgatttttttcagattaaaatgaacaaagcattattagagccctgtagacatgacaaaacacgactatagtcacatttatactctttttatttacaacatattgcgcaactgcggggtcttgagacacatgctaactcgcaaactagaaagctagcgacctaaacggtagccttcaagttatttcctttaaacttaaatagccaagaacttaccacttccacacggatagggaggataactattaacagttatttaacctttaacatgaacattaatcaaatgtaatatttttttctgggtacatgataccatacagcatccatatcaaacttgcgcgggccgcactaacattaaactttcatatcaaggcgggggcctcaaactagtgtcctgcgggccacatttggcccgtgggccgcgtgtttgagacccctgttttaaatgaacaaaacacaaatacaagacatgagaagctagTAATGCctcaaaagtataaaaaaaaagtcacttccaAATCTTGTGAGGCTTCTTGTGAGTGTTTACAGTATACATAGATAAAGTAGGTAACAATACAGGTAACACACTTTAACTATGAAATTGGTATCAAGCTCAGTTTTGACTATAGGTGACTCGCTTTTTTTTCTACAAGATTAGAGATATTTTACACAGCTACAATATTATTAATGACATTTTATGGCTGCCAGAGTCCTTAGTTCTATTAAGTACTAATAAATTCCCATCAACACTTCATGGGGTTTGTCTTACTGAGTGTCACCATATGTTCCTGAAGTACCGAGGCTTAGTCTAAGCCAGCTTTCATACAGAGATCCTGGCTACGTGAGTGGATATTGATCACAGAGTTAAACAAATTGCAACACTTACTCGATTGAGGAGTGAAGAGGATTAGAGCTCACACATTTGAATTGTCCATCTGAAGTCGTTTGCTGCCTTCCCGTTGCATGTCAGACTGAATGAAAGTTGTTTCCCTAAGTCTCCGTGGGGATGGTCTTTCTCTTGCACCACGCCTAGCCTCTCATAAGCACCTGTGCTTACGGTGACGTAGAAAGACATTTTCATATGTCTATTTCTCTTGATCATTCATTGCATATGATTTTTAACagacattttaacaacatttattcCACATAGCAACAATCTCAGTTGTTTTTCTTGCTTTGctgtatctatgtatgtatgtttgcgtTGTGTTAAGTACTGGTTGAGACATGCAAAATGGTaacaaaacattcaaatatCTGTGGCTCATCTCTTTAGGACAATTTGGAAATGCTTGATGTCCGATATTGAAGCACTTCACTCCACCGAGTTGGATCGTAGGGGCTTTGTTGGAGCCTCAAAAAAAGAAGTGGTGCATCGGAAAGCCATCAAAGAACAGGCTGAGGAGGTGGAGAAAGGCGGTTTCCTGGCTGTGCGGGAGTTGGGGGCCAGACAGAGAAACATGGACGACTGGTGGTACCCAGGTGATGATCTACGTACATGGGCCCATGTGTAGTACCCGCATAAAAGGTAGACTGGTGGAGCTACATCCAAGCCGGCAAACCATCAATCAGCCTGTACCAATTAATCTGGCAATTAGTCTTAAAACCTTCACAAATATAAAAGCttcacatttattttgtgtatctATGGAAACTGAGGACTAATGCTGTACAATTAgtgaaattataaattattttattattattattactattattaggtGCTGAAGGGGGACACCTACTATACCACATGCCTCTTGCAAACCAGCTCTTTAATTGAAAATTGCATAATTAACTGCGATCCAAAGACAAAGCTTGTTACTGTGGGGAGCGTGTTATTAATTGTACTGGTatgaactatttttttttctattttttaaatcaatatcgCCGAttatattggacatccctactgtgaatATTCACTGCTAAATAGGGCCTGATTTTCTGAAAATACTATCATTATTATcctgaaaatattatatattattatattattgaaagtgttttaattttaattgcgCCTCCTAAACAACAAGTTTGTGTCAACCAGTGAGAAGCCAAAAGCAAGATAAAAGATAAGTTGCATTATACACAAACTCCATTCAATATCTCCTTTTCTGAATTTGTGTTCTGTGGCCTGGAACTTCATATTTCATGTCAATGATTACACTTTTGAGATGTGCTCTTTGACTGGTATACAGTTCACAGGAAGTATGAAGCGTGGGCTTTGTGTATGTATTACACAGGAAAGTGTCACAACAAGTGGGTGTACAGGAAATAAGTCATTAACCAAAGACTAGTTACATTAAAATAGGAAGCAGCTGCAGAGGCTGTGACGGTGGGTGCGAGGTtagtcttgtttgtttctttgaaaaaaattcaCAAATTCCTGGAAAAGTGTAAAACTGTAGTTTGTCATATGTATGCTTTTTATGACAGTGAAtggaaataatttataaatgttCTTTCGTGTTTTGCATTTTCTGATTTGGGTTTACCTGCTATAAATAAGTACTAACAACTCTAATTCTATATATTCTGTATTGATCCATTCACAGACAAGAGTGAAAATGCATGGACATCTTCTGAAAGTGGTTGCTTTTGGGCTCCTTGTGTATCCAAGAGACGACCCTGCGATTGAAGAGGAGGAGAACATCATCTTTCAAAAGTATAATGAGCCCATATTCGAGGAGGTGGAGACCCGGGACCCAAGACTCGTGAGTGAGGAAACTATCGGAGTATTTATGCATCTCATCCAAAAAAGCTAGCATGCAAGTCTCACTACAAGATGTACCTGGCACAAGTGAAGACAAATGTATGTCCGACGTTGACGTACATTGTCAGCCTGCAGAATCAGACCAGCGTTTTAGGAGAAAAATCATCTCCAAAGCAGAAAAAACACCTCAGTCCCACACCGCAGAAGAGGAAGGTTCAACGATGGCCGTCGCCGACCGGGAAAGGGATTATCTCTGGTGCATATGGAATATATTCTCGTTCATTTCGGTGATCCGCTTCATCGGGAAATATCTTCGGAATGAATCTGCTAATGCTAAGATCTTCTGCGCCGCTGAAGTGCCACTTCCCGACAGTTTCACGCTGCGAGAACTCAACAGGAAATGTCTTCAGGTTTCATCCCGAAAGAAATGCAGGGAGGAGGAATTCTTGGAAGGTTTAATGGAGGACCTGCTGGAATCCATGAGGGCTACCAGTGTTGGAAATGGCGGTATGGTCATTGGGGACTTTCAGATGATAGATGGACGGAATTTTATTATCCCAGCTCATCCTTACACTTTTGAGTATCTGCTCTGCAACAAGCAGGCAACTGACCTGCTGCCAGACCTGCACATCCGGGGTCGGATAAAACTGGTGGAAAATAAATTCCAAAGTGACTTCCCCTGCCGTTCTCCCGATGCAAATGACATGGTTTGCTTATTGCATGGTGAGATTGAGGAAGCCAAGACAAAAGCCAAATATTGTGCAAAAAACAGCCCGTTTTTATCAAAGTCACGGCTGAGGAGATGGATCCAGAGCACCGTGAGGGATGCTTGGTCAAGGATTTCTCATAAATACAGATTTGAACTAATCACCTGCTACAGCAATGCAACCGGTACCCTTGAAGTTCGATTTCAATCAGGAAAGAAGATTCGATTCAATATAAGACCTGTTTTTAAACTCGACACGGATTCCTACTTCTACAGCAGCCCATCTTCTAGCACCCTGGATGAAATCTGGACATTGTCACTGAACATCTATGAGGATCGACTCTTAGTACGCATGTCTAAACAGCTCCCTGAAAACTCATGCCACATTCAGACTTTAGAAATCGTTTATTTCCTTCACAGCAGACAGGCGGCGCTGTCGGGAAGCGGCGCTTTAACGGCTTGGCATTGCAAAATTGCACTAATGCATGT from Doryrhamphus excisus isolate RoL2022-K1 chromosome 1, RoL_Dexc_1.0, whole genome shotgun sequence encodes the following:
- the LOC131108014 gene encoding calcium homeostasis modulator protein 1, with the protein product MDKFRMMFQFLQSNQESFMNGICGIMALASAQMYSAFEFSCPCIPEYNYSYGIGLLIIPPVWFFLLGFVLNNNVSVLAEEWRRPTGKRRKDPSILRYMFCSITQRSLIAPAVWVSVTLMDGKSFLCAFSINLDIDKFGNYSLIKEMPETEKIKLLAKIPCKDLFEHHEIRAAASRYIKCISQACGWIFLLMITFTAFLIRAVRPCFTQAAFLKTKYWSHYIDIERKMFDETCKEHAKSFAKVCIHQYFENISGEMRSLHRHRSSKYDSDHDEDDKRRDDEEKLLGIRAQDDMNKALWNWHTCKPALALRKEQINSENKCKLNGEANGALNGFANGHTHNVEKKEWAVYYSKV
- the LOC131136174 gene encoding inositol 1,4,5-trisphosphate receptor-interacting protein; the encoded protein is MKTRVKMHGHLLKVVAFGLLVYPRDDPAIEEEENIIFQKYNEPIFEEVETRDPRLVSEETSMQVSLQDVPGTSEDKCMSDVDVHCQPAESDQRFRRKIISKAEKTPQSHTAEEEGSTMAVADRERDYLWCIWNIFSFISVIRFIGKYLRNESANAKIFCAAEVPLPDSFTLRELNRKCLQVSSRKKCREEEFLEGLMEDLLESMRATSVGNGGMVIGDFQMIDGRNFIIPAHPYTFEYLLCNKQATDLLPDLHIRGRIKLVENKFQSDFPCRSPDANDMVCLLHGEIEEAKTKAKYCAKNSPFLSKSRLRRWIQSTVRDAWSRISHKYRFELITCYSNATGTLEVRFQSGKKIRFNIRPVFKLDTDSYFYSSPSSSTLDEIWTLSLNIYEDRLLVRMSKQLPENSCHIQTLEIVYFLHSRQAALSGSGALTAWHCKIALMHVLFVIEPSRWRPQFVAYRLRDLLVFIARSLREKLLYHILIGNTLAQKTLTLPEELTRAKPVNLFHPLVVHECIYRNTLTFFQEMLRNANVQILDYVGNFHANTISSR